AGTTATGAAAAATAGAGAAAGAATGAGCTTATAAAAATAAGACTTACAGAGAAAGAGAACAATTTTTGAAAAGAAAATGTGCCATGGAAGGTGATATTTATATTATTGATTTAGAACCGTTTAGAGATTTGAATAACTTGTTAGTGAAAGTATCTAATAATATAGGCCAAATAGTAAAGAGAGTAAATCAGATTGGAGTTATTTATAAAAATGATATTAAAAAAATGCAAGGAGAGATTGAAAATATTGCAAAAGAAATATGAGAGATACATTTCTTACTGACAAAGAGAACGAGAAACCTGAATAAATGACACGATAAAATTTAGAGGGCTGTTGATAAAAATATCAGCAGTTCTTTTGTTTTTTAGATAAAAAATTTATGTATTCGTGATATAATATTTTATGTTACATAGCATATAACAAAAAAGAAAAGAAGAGTATTTAAAAAACGTGAAAAAGAAGAAAAAAAGAATTGAAAGAAAAACTTGGTGAAAAAATAAAGTTAATTCGAGAAAATATAAGAATTAGTCAGCGAGAACTTGCAAGAAGGATTGATTTTTCAAATTCTAACTTGAAATATATTGAAGATGGAATAAATACTCCAAGTTTTGAAGTATATAAAAAATCATAGTAGAACTTCAACCTGATGAATATAATCATAAAGATATGGATTTTCTTTACTCAAAAATAAGAAAAACACCGTCACCTGATATATACATGAGTTAGTTATGAGAACTATGAATTATTTTATTCGATCACGAAAAATAAAATGAAAATAACACAACGAAAAGTGATGAAATGCAACAATTATTGAAAACTTTTTATAAAGAAAATTATGCAAGTATGGAGAAATAAAGCAATGGCTAAAAAGGAAATAGCGACCGATTTATGGGTTTACGATATGCTGAAAGAGATAGGGGTTTATAATGAATTTTCTGCACAAGGAAGCAATATAAAAGAAATAAACGAAGCTTTACAATCGGCATCAAAAAAAGGCACGGGGAAAGTAGGATTTCCAGAGTATGTTGGAGTTATTAAAGATTTTTTGATTGTTATAGAAGATAAAGCTAGTATAAGTAAACATATTAATAGAAACGAAAATGATTTGATAGCTGAAGATGTTAAGTCAATAACAGATTATGCTGTGAACGGGGCTTTGTTTTATGGAAAGCATTTAGCTAAAAATACAACCTACAAAAAAATTCTTGCTATCGGTGTGAGTGGTAATGAAAAAAATCACAGAATATCGCCCCTATTTATTGATGAAAGAGGTGGATATAAGGAACTTAATGATGTTGAGACGTTTATATCTTTTAGCCTTGATAACATAAATGAGTATTACGAAAGAGAAATTTTAGAAATCAAAACTAATGATGAGTTAAAGACGGAAGAGTTATTAAAAGTTGCACGCTCCCTTCATGAAGATTTAAGAAATTACGGAAATTTAGAAGATAAGAATAAGCCATTGATTGTTTCAGGAATTTTGCTTGCATTATCCGAAATAGAATATAAAAATTTTGATATTTCTGATTTGATAGGCGATCAAATAAGGACTGATGGTTCAAAGATATATAAGGCAATAGAAGATAACTTAAAAAGAGCTAATGTCAGTCCTGAAGTTAAAAGAGATAAGCTTCTTAACCAATTCAATATCATAAAAGATAACAATAAAATTAATGAAAAAAATTCCAATCTTGGAAAAACTCCACTTAGATATTTTACAGAGGTTTTATATAACAGCATCTTCACAAATATAAAATATAGTTCATCTACAGAAGATTATATCGGCAGATTTTATGGTGAATTTATGTCTTATTCTGGAGGAGATGGGCAGAGTTTAGGTATTATCTTAACTCCAAGACATATTACAGATCTGTTCTGTGAATTACTTGATATACAGCCAACAGATAAGGTTTTAGACCCTTGTTGTGGTACTGCTGGTTTTCTTATTGCTGCCATGCATCAGATGCTGTCAAAGACACAAGATGAAGCTGAACAGATGGAGATTAGAAAAAACAGACTGTTTGGTATTGAACTTCAAGATTATATGTTTACGATAGCGACGACAAATATGATTTTGCGTGGTGATGGAAAGAGCAATTTGGAAAACCAAGATTTCTTAGCACAAAATCCAAGTAAGATACAACTTAAAGGCTGTACAGTAGGAATGATGAATCCACCATATTCTCAAGGTTCTAAACAAAACCCTGAGTTATATGAGATAAACTTTGTAAATCATTTATTAGAAAGTTTAGTAAAAGGAGCTAAAGTTGCTGTGATTGTACCGCAATCGACTTTTACAGGAAAAACTAAGGATGAGCAGAATCTAAAGACAAAAATTTTAAGCAATCATACACTCGAAGGAGTTGTAACGCTTAATAAGAATACTTTTTATGGAGTAGGAACGAACCCTTGTATCGGTATTTTTACAGCAGGCATACCTCATAGCAAGACCAAGAAATCTAAATTTATAAATTTCGAAAATGACGGCTACGTTGTAAGTAAACATATAGGGCTAATTGATGACGGGAGTGCGAAGGACAAAAAGCAACACTTACTTGATGTATGGAACGATGAGATCGAAGCACCGACAAAATTTTGTGTAGAAACAACGGTAGAAGACACAGATGAGTGGTTGCACTCCTTTTATTATTTTAATGATGAAATTCCTAGTGATGAAGATTTTGAAAAGACTATTGCAGATTATTTAACTTTTGAAGTTAATATGATAACACATGGAAGAGGTTATTTATTTGGTATTGAAGAAAAAATAGCACAGATAGAAGACGATGTGTTAAAGGTTACAGAGGATGGTGCTGATTATGTATAAGTATCATTTAGAAGACGTGGAGTGGAGCGAATTTTCTATAAAGGATATTTTTAAAACGCACTTTGGTACAAATGGATTGCAAACACCTACTGGTAGCTACATTAAAAAGGAACTATTTAGTGAATCAAAATTACCTAGAATAACTGTAAGAGAAACAAATAATGGTATAGATAGTTTCGTACACTCAAGTGATAAAAAATTTAGGATTTTTGAAAATTTTATTAGTGTTTCATTTTTGGGTGGTGTTTTTTACCATCCATATAAAGCCTCTATTGATATGAAAGTACATGCATTAATACCCCGAAATTTTGAGTTGAATAGATATAATGCACAGTTTTTGATAAATGCAGTAAAAAATAATTTAATGTATTCTTCTTATGGTAATCAACTATCAAGTACAGATTTGCCAAGGGTAAAAGTTATGTTGCCTCTTGACGAAGAACAGAATCCGAATTGGCATTTTATGGAGGAATACATCAAAGAAAGAGAAAACAAGCAAAGGAACGACTTAAATGAATACTGCAAGAGCAGATTGCTCGATTTGGTTCTTTGTCCTGAAGTTTTAACAGATGTTGAATGGAGAGAGTTTTTTATGGGCGGCAATGATGGAATTTTTGATATAACAGCTACAAAAAGTGGCATTGATAAAAATAAATTAAACATCGAAAGCGGCAACGTTCCATATATAACTAGAAGTGAAATAGATAATGGAATAAATTTGTTTATTATCAATAAACAAAAAGAAAAATATAAACAAGATGAAGGAAATGCTATAACCATAGGTTTAGATACGCAAACTGTTTTTTATCAAAGTAATTCATTTTTTACCGGACAAAATATCCAAGTTTTACGCAATGAAAACCTAAATAAAAATAATGCAATGTTTATAATACCTTTGTTAAAAATTCAGATGCAGAAGTTTAATTGGGGTGGAAATGGTGCAACTCTTGGCAGGCTAAATAGGACAAAAATTGCTCTACCAATCGACCTAAACGGCGAGCCAAACTGGGCTTATATGGAAAATTTTATAAAAAATATAGAACAAAAACAGATAAAAAATATTCTAAAATATCTTGACGAATATATATAATGTTTAACCATTTTGATAAGGTTGATTGGAAAGAATTTTTCTTATCAGATATTTGTAATATTAACTCAGGTGTAAGATTGACAAAAGCAAATATGAAAGACGGGAATATACCATTTATTGGAGTGACAGTTTCAAACAATGGAATTACAAATTTTGTTTCAAACACGAATGCTTCATTTGATAAAAATGTGCTGGGTGTAAATTATAATGGTAGCGTTGTTGAAAGCTTCTATCACCCATATTCTTGTGTTTTTTCAGATGATGTAAAGCGAGTATCATTAAGGATAAACAAGGGCAAAATAAATACTGCTATATGTTCTTAAAACAAATGATACTGCAGCAGAAAGAAAAATATCGTTATGCTTATAAATTTAATGGCGATAGAATGGCAAGACAAAAGGTTATGATGCCGGTGAATGAATTAGGAAATATAGATTTTGAGCTTATGAATCGATATATTATCTCTAAAGAAATGAAAAATTTGATAGCAATATTGAAAGATATTTAAAGAGTGGTAAACAAATTGAAATTAGGAAAATTAGAAGAAGTTGATATTAAAGAACTCTGGAAGCATGAGCAATATGATTTTTCGGAATGGTTATCCAACGAAGAAAATATTGAAATACTAAGCGATGAAATAGGATTAACATTGACAGAGATAAATAAAGAAGTCTTTGTTGGTTCTTACCGTTGTGATTTAGTGGCAAAAGATGAAACCACAGGAATTAAAGTAATTATAGAAAATCAACTGGACGCTACCGACCATAACCATTTAGGCAAAATAATAACATATGCTTCCGGTTTAGATGCAAATGTTGTGATCTGGGTAGTTAAAGAAGCAAGAGAAGAACACAGAAGTGCAATAGAGTGGTTAAACAATAAGACAACTAAAGATATTTCGTTTTTTCTAATGGAAATTCGTGCATATAAGATTGGTGATTCTTTGCCCGCACCTAAATTTGTGATTATAGAGAAGCCTAATGATTTTGTAAAAATAGCAAATGTCAGTATAGATAGTGGAGAGTTAAGCAAAGCACAGGCTGAAAGATTGAATTTCTGGAATAGATTTAATGAAGTTTTAATTTTAAGAAATAAGCCATTTAATGTAAGAAAAGCCACAACAGATCATTGGTATGATGTTGCTCTTGGCACAAGCGAAGCACATATATCAATTACATTGGTAAATAAAACAAACAGTATAGGCATTGAAGTTTATATAAATGATAATAAGGAACTTTTCGATAAGTTATACTTGGAATCTAAAACAATACAAAATGAAATACGCTTTTGTATGGATTGGCAGAGATTAGATAATAAAAAAGCTTCTAGGATTATCTATTATATTGGCGGTTTAGATTTTGATAATCATGAAAACTATGATGAATTAATAAATGAAGTGATAGATAAAGTGATTGCTATTAAGGCTTCTTTTAAAAAACGCTTATAGTCGGAGGTTTTAAATGGGTAGATCAATAACCAACAAGAAAAGTATAGACTATAGATATTTTCATATGAAAGGCAAACGGAAAAGATAGGTTTTTAATTGGAATAAGACATGAGATTAAACACTGTAAAACAGATAGTATTATGGAGTAAAAGTTTCTAAACAGCACAAACGAAAAGCTTTTATTTTAAACGGCTTTATATGAAAAGAATATTAGAAAAAGAAGAGTGGGAGTAAGAGTGTATGTTAATGTATTTAAAGACAGGGAGCGATAGTTTGGTGTTTTGTCAGACTTGCTTAGATTTAAAATGAGCTTAATTCATCCATTTGAGCCGATATTTGATAAAAATTCTAAAGTTTTGATACTCGGCTCGTTTCCGTCTATTGTCTCTCGTGAGCAAGGATTTTACTATGCAAATGCACAAAATCGCTTTTGGCGTGTTTTGGCAAAAATTTTAAGGGCTGAGATCCCGCAAAACGTAGATCAAAAACGTAAGCTTTTATTAGCACATGGAGTTGCGATTTATGATGCTGCACTAAGTTGTAGTATAGATGGTTCAAGTGATGCGGCAATGACGCAGGTCGTGCCAGTAAATTTAGAGCCTATCTTTAAAACAGCAAATATAAAACAGGTCTTTGCAAATGGCGGTAAGGCATATGAAATTTGTCTTAAATTTTTAGCAAAAGATATAAAAAACGCGACTCAAAATAGTGTGATAAAGCTACTATCAACAAGTCCTGCAAATGCTAAATTTAGACTTGATGATTTGGTACGTGAGTGGAGTATCGTGCGTGGATATTTGGAGTGAAAATGGCAAAAATTTATCTCATCTCAAACACTCAAACAAACGACACTAATGTTATAAATTTAAATGTGAGTGCTATTAAATTTTTAGATTTTAGCGTTAGCTTGAGCGACTTTGATGTACTTGTTTTAACCTCTAAAAACTCACTTGAGGCATTAAGGCAAAACCAGATAAAACTAGATAAAAATTTAGGGGTTTTTGCTATCGGAGAGCCTTGTGCTAGAGCTGCACGTGAGTTTGGATTTACTCAAATTTATACAGCTTTTAACTCGCACGGAGATGACTTTGCTTATGAGATAATACCATTTTTAAGTGATAAAAAAGTACTATTTTTAAAAGCTATGCAGACTGCATCAAATGTGGCTGAAATTTTAAGGCAAAATGACATAAATTTGACACAGATAATAGCCTATAAAAATAGCTTTAACGAATTACCAAAAGCCTTAAAACCACCACAAAATAGTATTTTAATCTTTACTGCACCATCAAGTGTGAGAAATTTTATAAAAAATTTTGGCTGGGACAAAAGCTATAAAGTAGTCGCAATAGGTCGCACCACAGCAAATGAATTAAATAAGCTTACAACGCCACTTATAGCGTCGATACAAAGCATTGATGAGTGTATAAAACTAGCTAAAACGTTATTTTAAGCAAAAAGCATATATAATTTTAAAGCCTGAGTGATGCGAATAAGCATTCTAACGGGGTCCAACACTTTTGTATTAGCGAAGATGTATGGGGGCTATGTGATGTGGCTTTGTTTAAATGCCTATAAAGCACGAGAAGTTGCAACCTTAAAGCACTCATCTATTTGCAAGATTGGCTTTGTTTTATGGGCCACTCTTTTATGCGACGCTCACTTGGGTTTTAAATTTATGGAGAGACAATGAAAATTCTTATCGTCGGCAGTGGTGGTAGAGAATACGCTATCGCACTTAAGCTTAAATCTGAAAAAAATGTATCAAAACTCTACTTCGCACCCGGCAATGGAGCGACTTCAAAGCTTGGTGAAAATTTAAATATAACCGACTTTAACGAACTTGCAAATTTTGCCAAAGATAACAGTATATCCCTAACCATCGTAGGTCCTGAAGCACCGCTTAGTGCTGGTATAGTGGATGTTTTTAAGGCTTATGGTTTGGTCATATTTGGTCCAAGTAGGGCAGCAGCCAAGCTTGAAAGTAGCAAGGCTTTTATGAAGGATTTCTTAGCCAGAAATAGCATAAAAACAGCACGTTATCTAAATACCGATGATAAAAATGAAGCTTTTAAATTTATAGACACTTTGGGTGAAACTGTCGTTGTTAAGGCCGATGGTCTTTGTGCTGGTAAGGGCGTGATAATAGCAAAAACGCATGATGAAGCAAAGGCGGTTGTGGCTGATATGCTAAGTGGTGAGAGCTTTGGTGATGCTGGTCGGCGAGTAGTTGTGGAGGAGTTTTTAGATGGTTTTGAACTGAGCTTTTTTGCCATATGTGATGGCGATAGCTTTGTAACATTGCCTGTGGCACAAGATCATAAACGACTTTTAGATAACGATGAAGGTGTAAATACTGGTGGCATGGGGGCTTATGCACCAAGTCCACTAGCGAGTATAAATTTAATAAAACGAGTTGAAGAAGAGGTTGTAAAACCAACATTAAAAGGTATGAAAGCCGAGGGTAATGAGTTTTGCGGAGTGCTTTTTGTAGGACTTATGGTTGTAGATAATGAGCCATATGTGCTTGAGTTTAACGTAAGATTTGGTGATCCTGAGTGTGAGGTGCTTATGCCTTTGATAGATGGGAATCTTAGTGAAATTTTAAAAAATGCAGCAGAAGGCACACTTAAAAATATAAGCTTAAAATCGCAATACGCCGTTGGCGTCGTGATCGCAAGTGAAAACTACCCATATAAAAACTCACCAAAACAGCCAATAATCGTTCATAAAATACCAACAAACTCACATCTAGTTTACGCTGGTGTGAGCGAAGAAAATGGCGTTATATACGCAAGTGGTGGCAGAGTATTGGTATGTGTGGGACTTGGGGATAGCATAAAACATGCTCAACAAAATGCTTACAAGCTATGCAAAAATGTTGAGTTTAAAGGTATGCAATACCGCAAAGACATAGCTTGGCAGGCACTTAGATGAGCTTAAATTTATTAGATAAATTAGAGCGAGAGAGTATATCTTTGGCTAGTTTTAGCAAACGTGCTTGGGCATTTTTTATAGATGAGATACTTATTAGTGTGCTATTTTTTGTGATATATTATGAGCAGTTTTCATTAGCTCAGACTTATGAGGCGGTGATGGTATTGGCTTCAAATTTATTGTTTCAGATGATAGCATTAAAAGTTATTTATCACGCATTTTTTATTTGGTATTATGGTGCGACTGTTGGTATGATGCTTAATAAAATAATTTGCGTAAATGTAGATATACTAGATAAGCCAGATTTATCAGCCAGTATTTTAAGATCAGTGGTAAGAGTATTTAGTGAGAGCTGTTTTTATCTTGGATTTGTTTGGGCGTTTGGTAACCATGAGCGTCAGACTTGGCAGGACAAAGTCGCTAAAACGGTTGTAGTAAATGTTTCATAAATTTATATATCTATCATTAGCTTTTTCTTTAAGTTTAAATGCTGCGATTGAAGATGTTCAGCTACTCGCTGATGATGTCAGGCAAGAAAATGGTATAGTAACAGCGAATAAAAATGTAGTTGTATATTCACAAAATTACCTAGTTACGGCCGATCGTGCCGTGTATGATCAAAAAAGCTCAGTTATTGAGCTTTTTGGTAATGTCAATATGATGAAAGGCAAAGACGAGATTTCACGTTCAAACTACGCTAAACTAAATTTAAAAGATAATAGTAGTTGTTTTGATGCACTTTTTATGATGAATAAAGATATGGAGGTCTGGCTAAGAAGCGACGAGAGTAGTTCTGATAGTGAGTATTATCGCACCAAAGGGGCAATGGTATCAAGCTGTAATGTGCAAAGCCCAGACTGGAGCATAACGTCAAGCTCCGCAATGCTAAATAAAAATAGCAAATTTTTACATATGTTTAACCCTGTGTTTTATATTGGACAAGTGCCTGTTTTTTACCTACCGTATTTTGGATTTTCCACCGATACGACACGTAGAACCGGACTTTTGCCACCTGAGATAGGATATAGCAAAAATGAGGGCTTTTATTACAAACAACCAATATATTTTGCTCCATATAACGAGTGGGACTTTGAGCTTGATCCACAAATTCGCACTAGTCGTGGTGCGGGAGTTTATGGCACGTTTAGATTTGCAGATTCGCCTGATTCACGCGGAGAGATAAGCTTTGGTACATTTAGTGACACAAATTCATATAGACAGCGGCAGAAAAATAAAAACTCAAATGATGCTAGTTTAAAAAACAAAACTCATAATGGCATTGGCTTTAAATACGATCGTGATAAGCTGATAAAATACTTAACAGAGGTCGATATACAAGAGGGTTTGTGGATAGATGCAATGAGATTAAATGATATAGACTATTTAAATTTAAAGGGTCGCGATGATGATTTTGACTCACTTGTAAAGTCTAAATTTAACTATTTTGTGTCAAATGACAAGCACTATTTTGGTGCGTATGCGAAGTATTATATCGATACTGAAAAGATAGGCAGCCCAAATAGCAACAAAGATACGCTTCAAGAGTTGCCATCGCTTCAATACCATAAATTTACCGATGATTTGGTGCTTCCAAATTTATTATACTCTATAGATCTTCAGTCGCATAGATACGACAGAAGTATAGGCATAACGGCCACACAGTATGAATTTAGACTGCCTATATCAGCACATTTGCCACTTTTTGATGATTTAGCAACATTTTCATTTTATGAAGAGCTTTATGCGACACACATCAACTATAATGACAAAGCAAACTCAGCTATTGATAGCAGGGAAGATAAAAGCACTGATTATGTTAATAACTACCATAAATTTGCACTTCATACAGATCTTGCTAAAGCGTATGATGGATTTTTCCATACTATAAATCTTGGCAGTGAATATCTTTTACCAGGATATGATAAGGGTAAATTAGATGATGAGTTTATATACGATCTAGATTCGACGCACTATGAAAATTTCTTAATACAGGGAAAAAACAAAGAGGAGTTTTCACTTTATGCGACGCAGTATTTTTTCTTATCTAGTGGCAGAAAATTTTTACGCCACAGTATTTCACAAGGATACTATATAAAAGATGATGAATACGCAAATTTAAAGAATAAAATAGCCTTTTATCCGTTTAAAAATTTATCTATATACAATAATTTTGAATATTCACACATAGATAGTCAGATCAAACGACTACAAACAGGCATAATATACTCAAATGAATTGTTTGCAGCAAACATATTACATACTATGCGACGCAACTTAAACTACACGAAGGATAGCTATATAGCGACATCGGCTAGCATAAAGCTGCCACATCAGTTTAAACTACTTGGCAGTTGGCAATATGATTTGGAAAAGGATTATTCAAAGTCGTGGCGTTTTGGCATTCAACATAATAGAAAGTGTTGGAACTATGGCATAGTATTCCAAAAAGATATAGAGCCTACAACGACCACGAGTGGCTCTGCAACGAAAAAGTCAAATGGCGTATATTTTACTATAAATTTTTATCCTATGGGTGGTGTGCATTATGATTTTTCGGTTGATAAAACGCAAGATAGTGGAAACAACTAATGCTACAAAGTAGCGTTTATAAATTTAAAGACCAGCTAGATGCTGCAACTAAAATGCTTGAAATTTTACCTAAAAAAGAGCTAGTCGAAGCTAAAACTATAGTTGTTTGTATGTCTCTTGACTCAGTTATAATGACAGATGAGATATGCAAGGGGCTAGGTTTAAGTTATGAGATGCTATTTTCTGAACCGATAGCCGCACCAAATAACAATGAGTGTGATATAGCCATAGTAAGCGAGACTGAAGATATAGTCGTTAATGACGAATTAACAAAAGCTTTTGATATTACATATGATTTTATTTACGGTGAAGCACATAGAAAATATGAAGAGAAAATTCTAAAAAA
This portion of the Campylobacter anatolicus genome encodes:
- a CDS encoding RDD family protein, with amino-acid sequence MSLNLLDKLERESISLASFSKRAWAFFIDEILISVLFFVIYYEQFSLAQTYEAVMVLASNLLFQMIALKVIYHAFFIWYYGATVGMMLNKIICVNVDILDKPDLSASILRSVVRVFSESCFYLGFVWAFGNHERQTWQDKVAKTVVVNVS
- a CDS encoding uroporphyrinogen-III synthase; this translates as MAKIYLISNTQTNDTNVINLNVSAIKFLDFSVSLSDFDVLVLTSKNSLEALRQNQIKLDKNLGVFAIGEPCARAAREFGFTQIYTAFNSHGDDFAYEIIPFLSDKKVLFLKAMQTASNVAEILRQNDINLTQIIAYKNSFNELPKALKPPQNSILIFTAPSSVRNFIKNFGWDKSYKVVAIGRTTANELNKLTTPLIASIQSIDECIKLAKTLF
- a CDS encoding HsdM family class I SAM-dependent methyltransferase; translated protein: MQVWRNKAMAKKEIATDLWVYDMLKEIGVYNEFSAQGSNIKEINEALQSASKKGTGKVGFPEYVGVIKDFLIVIEDKASISKHINRNENDLIAEDVKSITDYAVNGALFYGKHLAKNTTYKKILAIGVSGNEKNHRISPLFIDERGGYKELNDVETFISFSLDNINEYYEREILEIKTNDELKTEELLKVARSLHEDLRNYGNLEDKNKPLIVSGILLALSEIEYKNFDISDLIGDQIRTDGSKIYKAIEDNLKRANVSPEVKRDKLLNQFNIIKDNNKINEKNSNLGKTPLRYFTEVLYNSIFTNIKYSSSTEDYIGRFYGEFMSYSGGDGQSLGIILTPRHITDLFCELLDIQPTDKVLDPCCGTAGFLIAAMHQMLSKTQDEAEQMEIRKNRLFGIELQDYMFTIATTNMILRGDGKSNLENQDFLAQNPSKIQLKGCTVGMMNPPYSQGSKQNPELYEINFVNHLLESLVKGAKVAVIVPQSTFTGKTKDEQNLKTKILSNHTLEGVVTLNKNTFYGVGTNPCIGIFTAGIPHSKTKKSKFINFENDGYVVSKHIGLIDDGSAKDKKQHLLDVWNDEIEAPTKFCVETTVEDTDEWLHSFYYFNDEIPSDEDFEKTIADYLTFEVNMITHGRGYLFGIEEKIAQIEDDVLKVTEDGADYV
- a CDS encoding DUF4268 domain-containing protein, whose translation is MKLGKLEEVDIKELWKHEQYDFSEWLSNEENIEILSDEIGLTLTEINKEVFVGSYRCDLVAKDETTGIKVIIENQLDATDHNHLGKIITYASGLDANVVIWVVKEAREEHRSAIEWLNNKTTKDISFFLMEIRAYKIGDSLPAPKFVIIEKPNDFVKIANVSIDSGELSKAQAERLNFWNRFNEVLILRNKPFNVRKATTDHWYDVALGTSEAHISITLVNKTNSIGIEVYINDNKELFDKLYLESKTIQNEIRFCMDWQRLDNKKASRIIYYIGGLDFDNHENYDELINEVIDKVIAIKASFKKRL
- the purD gene encoding phosphoribosylamine--glycine ligase; translation: MKILIVGSGGREYAIALKLKSEKNVSKLYFAPGNGATSKLGENLNITDFNELANFAKDNSISLTIVGPEAPLSAGIVDVFKAYGLVIFGPSRAAAKLESSKAFMKDFLARNSIKTARYLNTDDKNEAFKFIDTLGETVVVKADGLCAGKGVIIAKTHDEAKAVVADMLSGESFGDAGRRVVVEEFLDGFELSFFAICDGDSFVTLPVAQDHKRLLDNDEGVNTGGMGAYAPSPLASINLIKRVEEEVVKPTLKGMKAEGNEFCGVLFVGLMVVDNEPYVLEFNVRFGDPECEVLMPLIDGNLSEILKNAAEGTLKNISLKSQYAVGVVIASENYPYKNSPKQPIIVHKIPTNSHLVYAGVSEENGVIYASGGRVLVCVGLGDSIKHAQQNAYKLCKNVEFKGMQYRKDIAWQALR
- a CDS encoding restriction endonuclease subunit S; protein product: MFNHFDKVDWKEFFLSDICNINSGVRLTKANMKDGNIPFIGVTVSNNGITNFVSNTNASFDKNVLGVNYNGSVVESFYHPYSCVFSDDVKRVSLRINKGKINTAICS
- a CDS encoding helix-turn-helix domain-containing protein, giving the protein MKEKLGEKIKLIRENIRISQRELARRIDFSNSNLKYIEDGINTPSFEVYKKS
- a CDS encoding restriction endonuclease subunit S, translating into MVLIMYKYHLEDVEWSEFSIKDIFKTHFGTNGLQTPTGSYIKKELFSESKLPRITVRETNNGIDSFVHSSDKKFRIFENFISVSFLGGVFYHPYKASIDMKVHALIPRNFELNRYNAQFLINAVKNNLMYSSYGNQLSSTDLPRVKVMLPLDEEQNPNWHFMEEYIKERENKQRNDLNEYCKSRLLDLVLCPEVLTDVEWREFFMGGNDGIFDITATKSGIDKNKLNIESGNVPYITRSEIDNGINLFIINKQKEKYKQDEGNAITIGLDTQTVFYQSNSFFTGQNIQVLRNENLNKNNAMFIIPLLKIQMQKFNWGGNGATLGRLNRTKIALPIDLNGEPNWAYMENFIKNIEQKQIKNILKYLDEYI
- a CDS encoding LPS-assembly protein LptD; the protein is MFHKFIYLSLAFSLSLNAAIEDVQLLADDVRQENGIVTANKNVVVYSQNYLVTADRAVYDQKSSVIELFGNVNMMKGKDEISRSNYAKLNLKDNSSCFDALFMMNKDMEVWLRSDESSSDSEYYRTKGAMVSSCNVQSPDWSITSSSAMLNKNSKFLHMFNPVFYIGQVPVFYLPYFGFSTDTTRRTGLLPPEIGYSKNEGFYYKQPIYFAPYNEWDFELDPQIRTSRGAGVYGTFRFADSPDSRGEISFGTFSDTNSYRQRQKNKNSNDASLKNKTHNGIGFKYDRDKLIKYLTEVDIQEGLWIDAMRLNDIDYLNLKGRDDDFDSLVKSKFNYFVSNDKHYFGAYAKYYIDTEKIGSPNSNKDTLQELPSLQYHKFTDDLVLPNLLYSIDLQSHRYDRSIGITATQYEFRLPISAHLPLFDDLATFSFYEELYATHINYNDKANSAIDSREDKSTDYVNNYHKFALHTDLAKAYDGFFHTINLGSEYLLPGYDKGKLDDEFIYDLDSTHYENFLIQGKNKEEFSLYATQYFFLSSGRKFLRHSISQGYYIKDDEYANLKNKIAFYPFKNLSIYNNFEYSHIDSQIKRLQTGIIYSNELFAANILHTMRRNLNYTKDSYIATSASIKLPHQFKLLGSWQYDLEKDYSKSWRFGIQHNRKCWNYGIVFQKDIEPTTTTSGSATKKSNGVYFTINFYPMGGVHYDFSVDKTQDSGNN
- a CDS encoding DNA-deoxyinosine glycosylase, with product MSLIHPFEPIFDKNSKVLILGSFPSIVSREQGFYYANAQNRFWRVLAKILRAEIPQNVDQKRKLLLAHGVAIYDAALSCSIDGSSDAAMTQVVPVNLEPIFKTANIKQVFANGGKAYEICLKFLAKDIKNATQNSVIKLLSTSPANAKFRLDDLVREWSIVRGYLE